A region of Lepus europaeus isolate LE1 chromosome 2, mLepTim1.pri, whole genome shotgun sequence DNA encodes the following proteins:
- the ATP5PF gene encoding ATP synthase-coupling factor 6, mitochondrial: MILQKLFRFSSVLRSAVAVHLRRNIGVTAVAFNKELDPVQKLFVDKIREYKSKRQASGGPVDAGPAYQQDLEKELFKLKQMFGKADMNTFPTFKFEDPKFEAIEKPQS, from the exons ATGATCCTGCAGAAGCTCTTCAGGTTCTCCTCTGTCCTCCGCTCAGCAGTTGCAGTCCATCTGCGGAGGAACATTGGTGTAACAGCAGTGGCATTTAATAAGGAGCTTGATCCTGTACAGAAACTCTTCGTGGACAAGATTAGAGAATACAAATCTAAGCGACA GGCATCAGGAGGACCTGTTGATGCAGGCCCAGCATACCAGCAAGATCTGGAGAAAGAGCTTTTTAAGCTGAAGCAAATGTTTGGTAAAGCAGATATGAATACGTTCCCTACCTTCAAATTTGAAG ATCCCAAATTTGAAGCCATCGAAAAACCCCAGTCCTGA